One window of Longimicrobium sp. genomic DNA carries:
- a CDS encoding DUF58 domain-containing protein yields MPASATTGSFLPPRLLERLGGLEIVAKTVVRGFLAGSHRSPRHGAGEDFAKHRDYQQGDDTRYLDWKLFARTDRLHVREYEERSNLSAFLVLDASLSMDFADGDDPSKMRYACYVAAALAHLMLGSGDAVGLAAFGAQPQLLSPPRARRGQLHDLLLQMERLRPAGSGSAADALDRVSGALPRGGRVVLVSDLLEDDDGDALVASAGRLRARGDEVIVMRVLTPVEAGERGGGPGLFFDPEHPAREIPAVPETDAGYARRVAEYYARIADRLRERGVEYVALTTAQPVESALAAWATARRG; encoded by the coding sequence ATGCCCGCATCCGCGACGACCGGCTCCTTTCTCCCCCCGCGGCTCCTGGAGCGGCTGGGCGGGCTGGAGATCGTGGCGAAGACGGTGGTGCGCGGTTTCCTGGCGGGGTCGCACCGGTCGCCGCGGCACGGTGCGGGAGAGGACTTCGCCAAGCACCGCGACTACCAGCAGGGGGACGACACACGCTACCTGGACTGGAAGCTCTTCGCGCGCACCGACCGGCTGCACGTGCGCGAGTACGAGGAGCGCTCCAACCTCTCCGCCTTCCTGGTGCTCGACGCCTCGCTCTCGATGGACTTCGCGGACGGCGACGATCCCTCCAAGATGCGCTACGCCTGCTACGTCGCCGCCGCGCTCGCGCACCTGATGCTCGGATCGGGCGACGCGGTGGGGCTGGCCGCGTTCGGCGCGCAGCCGCAGCTCCTCAGCCCGCCCCGCGCGCGCCGCGGCCAGCTCCACGACCTCCTTCTCCAGATGGAGCGGCTGCGCCCCGCCGGAAGCGGGAGCGCGGCCGATGCGCTGGACCGCGTGAGCGGCGCCCTGCCTCGCGGCGGCCGCGTCGTGCTCGTCTCCGATCTGCTGGAGGATGACGACGGCGACGCCCTAGTCGCCTCCGCCGGACGGCTGCGCGCGCGGGGGGACGAAGTGATCGTGATGCGCGTCCTCACGCCCGTGGAGGCCGGGGAGCGCGGGGGCGGCCCTGGGCTCTTCTTCGACCCTGAGCACCCGGCGCGCGAGATCCCTGCCGTTCCCGAGACGGATGCGGGGTACGCGCGGCGCGTGGCCGAGTACTACGCCCGCATCGCGGACCGGCTCCGCGAGCGAGGCGTCGAATACGTCGCGCTGACCACCGCCCAGCCGGTGGAATCGGCGCTCGCGGCGTGGGCGACCGCGCGGCGAGGGTAG
- a CDS encoding BatA domain-containing protein, with protein sequence MLTLGAPLFLLAGALAALVPLALHLIRRRPPTRSPLPTARFLTEDARSSIRVSRPTDRLLMALRMLLLLLAGAAFARPSWVPAPRGTREVVLLDRSAAMRGSNAWRRAVEEARRTLLASDGTARGDLVLFDTSAVHVPQRRLTASTFDSLAAVGPSAHRASYAAALRAIDPAARTLRGADSVRVTMLSALRWGGWRPGMAALRQAAWPGAIRLQDLTSPTPPNAAASREPEPRRNAVVIASGGAGRFVVPALEATGWTTRAVDRLSALPSDARLIVAIRPAGDLRAIAEAGATVVVDAGGAGSPMPGWLPAQSSAPALRSDAGDLWFAPDLRLPGATARADIRPKRGATVLAAWDDGRPAVVAARLGKGCIVYAGTGLEDGALPLSPAFPRALERMARACDREPTGDAMLPLDAGARAILAGRGAAVINAAASGGAGSVALGRWLMAAALLVALAETFFAYWRRGAA encoded by the coding sequence ATGCTGACGCTCGGCGCGCCGCTCTTCCTTCTGGCCGGTGCCCTCGCGGCGCTGGTTCCGCTGGCGCTGCACCTCATCCGCAGGCGCCCGCCGACGCGCTCGCCGCTCCCAACCGCGCGCTTCCTGACCGAGGACGCGCGCAGCTCCATCCGCGTGAGCCGCCCCACGGACCGCCTCCTGATGGCGCTTCGCATGCTCCTCCTCCTGCTCGCGGGCGCGGCGTTCGCGCGGCCGTCGTGGGTCCCGGCTCCGCGAGGAACGCGCGAAGTCGTGCTCCTCGACCGCAGCGCCGCCATGCGCGGTTCCAATGCATGGCGCCGGGCCGTGGAAGAGGCGCGCCGCACCCTCCTCGCGTCGGACGGAACCGCCCGCGGCGACCTCGTGCTCTTCGACACCTCCGCCGTCCACGTCCCGCAGCGCCGGCTCACCGCGAGCACATTTGACTCGCTCGCCGCCGTCGGGCCATCCGCGCACCGGGCCAGCTACGCCGCGGCCCTGCGAGCTATCGACCCCGCCGCCCGCACCCTGCGCGGCGCCGATTCGGTCCGCGTCACGATGCTCTCCGCCCTGCGCTGGGGCGGATGGCGGCCGGGGATGGCCGCGCTTCGGCAAGCCGCCTGGCCCGGCGCGATCCGCCTTCAGGACCTGACCTCGCCGACCCCGCCCAACGCCGCCGCGTCGCGCGAGCCGGAGCCGCGCCGCAACGCCGTGGTGATCGCGTCAGGCGGCGCGGGCCGCTTCGTCGTCCCCGCGCTCGAGGCGACCGGCTGGACCACGCGCGCTGTCGACCGGCTCTCCGCACTCCCATCCGATGCGCGCCTGATCGTCGCCATCCGCCCCGCTGGCGACCTGCGCGCGATCGCCGAGGCAGGCGCGACGGTGGTCGTCGATGCGGGCGGCGCCGGTTCGCCCATGCCCGGTTGGCTCCCGGCCCAAAGCTCCGCGCCAGCCCTCCGGAGCGACGCGGGCGACCTCTGGTTCGCCCCCGACCTGCGGCTCCCTGGCGCCACCGCCCGCGCAGACATCCGCCCGAAGCGTGGCGCGACGGTCCTGGCAGCGTGGGATGACGGGCGCCCCGCGGTCGTCGCCGCGCGCCTGGGGAAGGGGTGCATCGTCTACGCGGGCACAGGCCTCGAGGACGGCGCCCTCCCGCTCTCCCCCGCCTTCCCGCGCGCGTTGGAGCGCATGGCACGCGCCTGCGACCGCGAACCCACGGGCGATGCGATGCTGCCGCTAGACGCCGGCGCGCGCGCCATCCTCGCGGGACGCGGAGCCGCCGTGATCAATGCGGCGGCCAGCGGAGGCGCCGGAAGCGTGGCGCTCGGTCGCTGGCTGATGGCGGCGGCGCTCCTGGTTGCGCTCGCCGAAACCTTTTTCGCGTACTGGCGCAGGGGTGCGGCATGA
- a CDS encoding MoxR family ATPase, whose translation MAPLATAQMEVEALLGDTARLRAQVQRRIVGQETVLDEVLVCLLAGGHALLVGVPGLAKTLLVRTLSEALELEFRRVQFTPDLMPGDITGTEVIEEDRTTGRRAARFIRGPVFTQVLLADEINRTPPKTQAALLEAMQEGRVTVGGEDMILPRPFFVLATQNPLEQEGTYPLPEAQLDRFMLDIRLDYPSEDEEVQILRATTGVADPAIEPVLDAERVLTLQRWTREVPVADNVFRYAASLVRATRPGGGDDEVRKWVRWGAGPRAGQALILGAKARALLAGRFHATLDDVRRVALPVLRHRVLVNFHAEAEGVTPDAVVARLLETVAAPKSGL comes from the coding sequence TTGGCTCCCCTGGCTACGGCACAGATGGAGGTCGAAGCGCTCCTGGGCGACACCGCCCGCCTGCGGGCGCAGGTCCAGCGACGCATCGTGGGCCAGGAGACGGTGCTGGACGAGGTGCTCGTGTGCCTGCTCGCCGGCGGCCACGCGCTCCTGGTGGGCGTCCCCGGCCTCGCCAAGACGCTCCTGGTGCGCACGCTCTCCGAGGCGCTGGAGCTGGAGTTCCGGCGCGTGCAGTTCACGCCCGACCTCATGCCCGGCGACATCACGGGCACCGAGGTGATCGAGGAGGACCGCACTACGGGGCGGCGGGCGGCGCGCTTCATCCGCGGACCCGTATTCACGCAGGTGCTGCTGGCCGACGAAATCAACCGCACCCCGCCCAAGACGCAGGCCGCGCTCCTGGAGGCGATGCAGGAGGGCCGTGTGACGGTGGGCGGAGAGGACATGATTCTGCCGCGCCCCTTCTTCGTGCTCGCCACGCAGAACCCGCTGGAGCAGGAGGGCACCTATCCGCTCCCCGAAGCGCAGCTCGACCGCTTCATGCTGGACATCCGCCTGGACTACCCGTCGGAGGACGAGGAGGTGCAGATCCTCCGCGCCACCACCGGCGTCGCGGACCCGGCGATCGAGCCGGTGCTGGACGCCGAGCGGGTGCTGACGCTGCAGCGGTGGACGCGCGAGGTGCCGGTGGCGGACAACGTCTTCCGCTACGCCGCCTCCCTGGTGCGCGCCACCCGCCCCGGCGGCGGTGACGACGAGGTGAGGAAGTGGGTGCGCTGGGGCGCAGGCCCGCGCGCCGGCCAGGCGCTGATCCTTGGCGCCAAGGCGCGCGCCCTCCTCGCTGGCCGCTTCCACGCCACCCTTGACGACGTGCGTCGCGTGGCGCTTCCGGTGCTCCGCCATCGCGTGCTCGTCAACTTCCACGCGGAGGCCGAGGGCGTGACCCCCGACGCCGTCGTCGCGCGCCTGCTGGAGACGGTGGCGGCGCCGAAGAGCGGGTTGTAG